The Manihot esculenta cultivar AM560-2 chromosome 11, M.esculenta_v8, whole genome shotgun sequence genome includes a region encoding these proteins:
- the LOC110626408 gene encoding receptor-like protein kinase HERK 1 isoform X2 — protein MFSQALETVYRVNMGGPTILPETDTLGLARTWVPDQGFLINKNFATNVSNIAAVKYVEGGATPEIAPNVVYGTATMMNSGDNPTSNFNVTWQFNVDPGFQYLVRFHFCDIVSKALDELYFEVYIDSWIVAKDLDLSVISSNTLAAALYMDFVTASKVSSKLLVSIGPSSIPNVLPNAILNGLEIMKMNNSLGSLSGSATLLSDSNSKKNVGMIVGLIVGAVIVVVAVIIFMLCRKRKKLACQRLSKTWIPLSISGENSHTVGSKYSNGTTASVNSNLGYYIPFVAVQEATNNFDESWVIGIGGFGKVYKGVLNDGTKVAVKRGNPRSQQGLAEFQTEIQMLSQFRHRHLVSLIGYCDEKNEMILVYEYMENGTLKGHLYGAGHPSLSWKERLEICIGAARGLHYLHTGYAKAVIHRDVKSANILLDENLMAKVADFGLSKTGPEIDQTHVSTAVKGSFGYLDPEYFRRQQLTEKSDVYSFGVVLFEVLCARPVIDPTLPREMVNLAEWAMKWQKKGQLEQIIDPTLVRKIRPDSLRKFGETAEKCLADFGVDRPSMGDVLWNLEYALQLQEVSVPGDPEENSTNMIGELSPQINNFSNVDNSVSASQFETSSVDDLSGVSMSKVFSQLVKSEGR, from the coding sequence ATGTTTTCACAGGCATTGGAGACTGTTTATAGGGTGAACATGGGTGGACCAACAATTCTCCCTGAAACTGATACCCTCGGCCTTGCGCGAACTTGGGTTCCTGATCAAGGTTTTCTCATCAACAAGAATTTTGCGACAAATGTATCAAACATTGCTGCTGTCAAGTATGTAGAAGGTGGAGCAACGCCAGAAATTGCTCCTAATGTTGTTTATGGTACTGCCACTATGATGAACTCAGGAGATAATCCCACAAGCAATTTTAATGTGACCTGGCAGTTCAATGTTGATCCTGGATTTCAGTATCTTGTTCGGTTTCACTTCTGTGATATAGTAAGTAAAGCTCTTGATGAGCTCTACTTCGAGGTTTATATCGACTCTTGGATTGTTGCTAAGGATCTTGATCTTAGTGTTATATCATCAAACACTTTGGCAGCTGCACTTTATATGGATTTTGTCACAGCATCAAAAGTCAGCAGTAAGCTTCTTGTGAGTATTGGTCCAAGCTCCATTCCTAATGTTCTACCCAATGCCATTCTAAATGGGCTGGAGATAATGAAAATGAACAATTCCCTTGGCAGCCTCAGCGGGTCAGCAACTTTGCTTTCTGATTCAAATTCGAAGAAGAACGTTGGCATGATAGTGGGCTTAATCGTTGGGGCAGTTATTGTTGTGGTGGctgtaattatttttatgctgtgcagaaaaaggaaaaagttgGCATGTCAACGCCTTTCAAAGACGTGGATTCCTCTATCTATCAGTGGGGAAAATTCTCATACTGTGGGTAGTAAGTATTCTAATGGAACAACTGCTAGTGTTAATTCTAATCTGGGATATTACATTCCCTTTGTGGCAGTTCAAGAAGCCACAAACAACTTTGATGAGAGTTGGGTTATTGGTATTGGTGGTTTCGGGAAGGTGTACAAGGGAGTTTTAAACGACGGTACCAAAGTGGCTGTTAAAAGGGGAAATCCACGCTCCCAACAGGGACTTGCAGAGTTCCAGACTGAAATCCAGATGCTATCCCAGTTCCGACATCGCCATCTAGTTTCATTAATTGGTTACTGTGATGAAAAAAATGAGATGATCTTAGTATATGAATACATGGAGAATGGGACTCTCAAGGGCCATCTCTACGGCGCAGGTCATCCAAGCTTGAGTTGGAAGGAAAGGCTTGAGATATGTATTGGAGCAGCTAGAGGACTACATTATCTTCACACGGGCTATGCTAAAGCGGTCATTCATCGCGATGTGAAGTCTGCAAATATCTTGCTTGATGAGAATCTCATGGCCAAAGTTGCTGATTTTGGGCTCTCAAAAACAGGACCTGAAATAGATCAGACCCATGTGAGTACAGCAGTGAAGGGGAGTTTTGGGTACCTTGATCCTGAATATTTCAGAAGGCAACAACTGACAGAAAAATCAGATGTGTATTCATTTGGGGTGGTTTTGTTTGAAGTTCTTTGTGCAAGACCTGTTATAGATCCAACCCTTCCAAGGGAAATGGTGAACTTGGCAGAATGGGCAATGAAGTGGCAGAAAAAAGGACAGTTGGAGCAAATAATAGATCCTACACTTGTCAGAAAAATAAGACCGGATTCACTTAGGAAGTTTGGCGAAACTGCTGAGAAATGCTTAGCAGACTTCGGCGTTGACAGACCGTCTATGGGAGATGTCTTATGGAATCTTGAGTACGCTCTTCAACTTCAAGAAGTATCTGTTCCTGGTGATCCTGAAGAAAACAGTACTAATATGATTGGTGAACTCTCTCCTCAAATCAACAATTTCAGCAATGTTGATAATAGTGTTTCGGCTTCCCAATTTGAAACATCAAGTGTGGATGATCTCTCTGGGGTGTCAATGAGTAAGGTATTCTCACAGCTAGTGAAGTCTGAGGGTAGATAA
- the LOC110626408 gene encoding probable receptor-like protein kinase At5g59700 isoform X1, whose translation MMTVKGLSVFVCVLSILNSASLCCGFDPVDNYLIDCGSSIDTKVGNRVFLADNSNSNSISTPKNIFAKASTSVTSSDSSLLYQTARILDGTSKYTFSIRQPGRHWIRLYFYPFIHDSYKMNRAIFHVSTQDHVLLSNFNVNSTVVKEFSLNVTSSSLEIIFTPSNNTFAFLNALEVVSVPDALITDDASTFNPLGKFQGMFSQALETVYRVNMGGPTILPETDTLGLARTWVPDQGFLINKNFATNVSNIAAVKYVEGGATPEIAPNVVYGTATMMNSGDNPTSNFNVTWQFNVDPGFQYLVRFHFCDIVSKALDELYFEVYIDSWIVAKDLDLSVISSNTLAAALYMDFVTASKVSSKLLVSIGPSSIPNVLPNAILNGLEIMKMNNSLGSLSGSATLLSDSNSKKNVGMIVGLIVGAVIVVVAVIIFMLCRKRKKLACQRLSKTWIPLSISGENSHTVGSKYSNGTTASVNSNLGYYIPFVAVQEATNNFDESWVIGIGGFGKVYKGVLNDGTKVAVKRGNPRSQQGLAEFQTEIQMLSQFRHRHLVSLIGYCDEKNEMILVYEYMENGTLKGHLYGAGHPSLSWKERLEICIGAARGLHYLHTGYAKAVIHRDVKSANILLDENLMAKVADFGLSKTGPEIDQTHVSTAVKGSFGYLDPEYFRRQQLTEKSDVYSFGVVLFEVLCARPVIDPTLPREMVNLAEWAMKWQKKGQLEQIIDPTLVRKIRPDSLRKFGETAEKCLADFGVDRPSMGDVLWNLEYALQLQEVSVPGDPEENSTNMIGELSPQINNFSNVDNSVSASQFETSSVDDLSGVSMSKVFSQLVKSEGR comes from the coding sequence ATGATGACTGTTAAGGGATTAAGTGTTTTTGTTTGTGTTTTATCAATCTTGAACTCGGCGAGTTTGTGTTGTGGATTTGATCCAGTAGACAATTATCTTATAGACTGTGGATCCAGCATCGATACTAAAGTGGGGAATCGTGTTTTCTTGGCTGATAACTCTAACTCAAACTCCATTTCAACCCCAAAAAACATTTTTGCCAAAGCTTCAACATCTGTCACTTCATCTGATTCTTCTTTGCTGTATCAAACTGCAAGAATCCTTGATGGAACCTCAAAATACACATTTTCGATTCGGCAACCTGGTAGACATTGGATTCGCCTTTATTTCTATCCATTTATTCATGATAGTTACAAAATGAACCGGGcaatttttcatgtttctacCCAAGACCATGTCCTTTTGAGCAATTTCAATGTGAACTCTACTGTTGTTAAAGAATTTTCTCTTAATGTAACTTCAAGTAGTCTTGAGATTATTTTCACCCCCTCGAACAATACGTTTGCATTCTTGAATGCCTTGGAAGTTGTTTCTGTCCCTGATGCACTCATTACAGATGATGCCAGTACTTTTAATCCATTGGGAAAATTCCAAGGGATGTTTTCACAGGCATTGGAGACTGTTTATAGGGTGAACATGGGTGGACCAACAATTCTCCCTGAAACTGATACCCTCGGCCTTGCGCGAACTTGGGTTCCTGATCAAGGTTTTCTCATCAACAAGAATTTTGCGACAAATGTATCAAACATTGCTGCTGTCAAGTATGTAGAAGGTGGAGCAACGCCAGAAATTGCTCCTAATGTTGTTTATGGTACTGCCACTATGATGAACTCAGGAGATAATCCCACAAGCAATTTTAATGTGACCTGGCAGTTCAATGTTGATCCTGGATTTCAGTATCTTGTTCGGTTTCACTTCTGTGATATAGTAAGTAAAGCTCTTGATGAGCTCTACTTCGAGGTTTATATCGACTCTTGGATTGTTGCTAAGGATCTTGATCTTAGTGTTATATCATCAAACACTTTGGCAGCTGCACTTTATATGGATTTTGTCACAGCATCAAAAGTCAGCAGTAAGCTTCTTGTGAGTATTGGTCCAAGCTCCATTCCTAATGTTCTACCCAATGCCATTCTAAATGGGCTGGAGATAATGAAAATGAACAATTCCCTTGGCAGCCTCAGCGGGTCAGCAACTTTGCTTTCTGATTCAAATTCGAAGAAGAACGTTGGCATGATAGTGGGCTTAATCGTTGGGGCAGTTATTGTTGTGGTGGctgtaattatttttatgctgtgcagaaaaaggaaaaagttgGCATGTCAACGCCTTTCAAAGACGTGGATTCCTCTATCTATCAGTGGGGAAAATTCTCATACTGTGGGTAGTAAGTATTCTAATGGAACAACTGCTAGTGTTAATTCTAATCTGGGATATTACATTCCCTTTGTGGCAGTTCAAGAAGCCACAAACAACTTTGATGAGAGTTGGGTTATTGGTATTGGTGGTTTCGGGAAGGTGTACAAGGGAGTTTTAAACGACGGTACCAAAGTGGCTGTTAAAAGGGGAAATCCACGCTCCCAACAGGGACTTGCAGAGTTCCAGACTGAAATCCAGATGCTATCCCAGTTCCGACATCGCCATCTAGTTTCATTAATTGGTTACTGTGATGAAAAAAATGAGATGATCTTAGTATATGAATACATGGAGAATGGGACTCTCAAGGGCCATCTCTACGGCGCAGGTCATCCAAGCTTGAGTTGGAAGGAAAGGCTTGAGATATGTATTGGAGCAGCTAGAGGACTACATTATCTTCACACGGGCTATGCTAAAGCGGTCATTCATCGCGATGTGAAGTCTGCAAATATCTTGCTTGATGAGAATCTCATGGCCAAAGTTGCTGATTTTGGGCTCTCAAAAACAGGACCTGAAATAGATCAGACCCATGTGAGTACAGCAGTGAAGGGGAGTTTTGGGTACCTTGATCCTGAATATTTCAGAAGGCAACAACTGACAGAAAAATCAGATGTGTATTCATTTGGGGTGGTTTTGTTTGAAGTTCTTTGTGCAAGACCTGTTATAGATCCAACCCTTCCAAGGGAAATGGTGAACTTGGCAGAATGGGCAATGAAGTGGCAGAAAAAAGGACAGTTGGAGCAAATAATAGATCCTACACTTGTCAGAAAAATAAGACCGGATTCACTTAGGAAGTTTGGCGAAACTGCTGAGAAATGCTTAGCAGACTTCGGCGTTGACAGACCGTCTATGGGAGATGTCTTATGGAATCTTGAGTACGCTCTTCAACTTCAAGAAGTATCTGTTCCTGGTGATCCTGAAGAAAACAGTACTAATATGATTGGTGAACTCTCTCCTCAAATCAACAATTTCAGCAATGTTGATAATAGTGTTTCGGCTTCCCAATTTGAAACATCAAGTGTGGATGATCTCTCTGGGGTGTCAATGAGTAAGGTATTCTCACAGCTAGTGAAGTCTGAGGGTAGATAA